A region from the Muribaculum gordoncarteri genome encodes:
- a CDS encoding DUF3316 domain-containing protein has protein sequence MTRLLLSILCVMLSAMAFAQDEPATLRPVTSSYTYEIGGATLANTYLTPLKYKGWDMALNYERMQAMKFNPEKWVMRLTAGIDLNRTDNPAKNATMWRLVADFSWGMTYRFKLPHNITLAGGGSTSLDLGCVYNARNGNNPVAVEAAWTVNLTGYASWNVKIGRLPVTLRYQPTIPLTGVFFSPDYGELFYEIYLGNHSGLAHCAWWGNYFRMENFVTADLHLGATSLRVGFRNNILSTSINDITTRTITYSAVIGVTTEWISLNPSRKADNNARIISALY, from the coding sequence ATGACACGTTTACTCTTATCAATATTGTGCGTGATGTTGTCGGCCATGGCATTCGCCCAGGATGAGCCGGCCACATTGCGCCCCGTGACATCGTCCTACACCTACGAAATAGGAGGAGCCACACTCGCCAACACCTATCTCACTCCGCTCAAATACAAAGGATGGGACATGGCATTGAACTACGAGCGCATGCAGGCGATGAAGTTCAATCCTGAAAAGTGGGTGATGAGGCTCACTGCTGGCATCGACCTCAACCGCACCGACAACCCCGCAAAAAACGCGACAATGTGGAGGCTTGTAGCCGACTTCTCATGGGGAATGACCTACAGATTCAAGCTCCCCCACAACATAACGCTGGCCGGAGGCGGCAGCACAAGCCTTGACCTGGGATGTGTGTATAACGCACGCAACGGCAACAATCCCGTAGCCGTCGAAGCCGCCTGGACAGTCAACCTCACCGGTTACGCATCGTGGAATGTCAAGATAGGACGCCTACCCGTGACATTGCGCTACCAGCCCACAATACCCTTGACGGGAGTATTCTTCTCGCCCGACTACGGTGAGCTGTTCTATGAAATCTACCTCGGCAACCACTCGGGACTGGCCCACTGCGCATGGTGGGGCAACTACTTCAGGATGGAAAATTTCGTGACGGCCGACCTGCACCTCGGCGCGACATCGTTACGTGTAGGATTCCGCAACAACATCCTGTCGACATCGATAAACGACATCACGACACGCACCATCACCTATTCGGCCGTGATAGGCGTGACAACCGAGTGGATCAGCCTCAATCCGTCGCGCAAAGCCGACAACAACGCACGCATTATCTCAGCACTATATTGA
- a CDS encoding S41 family peptidase produces MNRIYAYLILALLTLSSCHSLEEWDDNPRGNFEALWKIMDEHYCFFEEKGVDWDEVYARYSPKVSNQMTSKELFDVCADMLNELRDGHTNLTATFNTSYYRKWWSDYPENYSARLVEEHYLNFNYLSTSGIDYAILPENIGYMRYGSFGYTIGEGNLDQILFYLNSCDALIIDIRDNGGGNMTNVETLVRRFITERTLVSYISHKTGPGHKDFSKPYAYYFDPAESGRIMWGKPIAVLTSRGTFSAANNFASIMKLLPRVTMIGSTTGGGSGMPFNSELPCGWGVRFSACSVLDAEGNTTENGIEPTAGCAINLDPAAAINGHDTILDFAIEYLTSGGGK; encoded by the coding sequence ATGAACCGTATATATGCATATCTGATATTGGCCCTCCTCACGCTCTCATCATGTCACAGCCTTGAAGAGTGGGACGACAATCCTCGGGGCAACTTCGAGGCACTGTGGAAAATAATGGACGAGCATTACTGCTTCTTTGAGGAAAAGGGCGTTGACTGGGACGAGGTCTATGCACGTTACAGCCCCAAGGTGAGCAACCAGATGACCTCCAAGGAACTATTTGACGTGTGTGCCGATATGCTCAACGAACTGCGTGACGGTCACACCAATCTCACCGCCACATTCAACACATCATATTACCGCAAATGGTGGAGCGACTATCCCGAAAACTACAGCGCACGACTTGTCGAGGAGCACTACCTCAATTTCAACTATCTGTCGACTTCGGGCATCGACTATGCCATTCTTCCCGAAAACATAGGCTACATGCGTTACGGCAGCTTCGGCTACACGATAGGCGAAGGCAATCTCGACCAGATACTCTTCTACCTTAACTCATGTGACGCTCTTATAATAGACATACGTGACAATGGCGGCGGCAACATGACAAATGTCGAAACTCTTGTGCGCCGATTCATAACCGAGCGCACACTTGTGAGTTACATTTCGCACAAGACCGGCCCCGGTCACAAGGATTTCTCCAAGCCCTACGCCTACTATTTCGACCCGGCCGAGTCGGGACGCATAATGTGGGGCAAGCCCATAGCCGTACTCACAAGCCGAGGCACCTTCAGCGCAGCCAACAACTTCGCCTCGATAATGAAGCTGCTGCCCCGCGTCACAATGATAGGCTCAACCACCGGCGGAGGAAGCGGAATGCCGTTCAACTCGGAACTGCCTTGCGGCTGGGGCGTAAGATTCTCGGCCTGCTCGGTACTTGACGCCGAGGGCAACACCACCGAAAACGGCATCGAGCCTACGGCCGGATGCGCAATAAACCTCGATCCTGCGGCGGCCATAAACGGCCACGACACCATACTCGACTTTGCGATAGAGTATCTCACTTCGGGCGGTGGAAAATAA
- a CDS encoding thymidine kinase has product MMNRKGKLYFRYGTMGSAKTALLLTQAYNFEERNMTYSCLKPIIDTREKDNVIRSRIGIERKCLWIYPDTDLYLLAQEMFEGTMTVIDWFLIDEAQFLSADQVDQLARIVDDYGSNVICYGLRTDFQTHLFEGSRRLFEIADSIDEIKSTCSCGRKTIVNARIDSNGDFVVEGDQLEIGGNDRYIAVCRKCWRNKRIEQATRHALPFI; this is encoded by the coding sequence ATGATGAATCGAAAAGGCAAACTATACTTCCGATACGGAACCATGGGGTCGGCAAAGACCGCCCTGCTGCTCACCCAAGCCTATAACTTCGAGGAGCGCAACATGACCTATTCCTGCCTGAAGCCGATAATCGACACGAGGGAGAAGGATAACGTAATACGCTCGCGCATAGGCATCGAGCGCAAATGCCTATGGATCTATCCCGACACCGACCTCTACCTTCTCGCCCAGGAGATGTTTGAGGGAACGATGACGGTAATCGACTGGTTCCTAATCGATGAAGCGCAGTTTCTCAGTGCCGACCAGGTTGACCAGCTCGCCCGAATAGTCGACGACTACGGAAGCAACGTAATATGCTACGGATTGCGCACCGACTTCCAGACCCACCTCTTCGAGGGATCACGCCGACTTTTCGAGATAGCCGACTCAATCGACGAGATAAAGAGCACCTGCAGCTGCGGACGCAAGACAATCGTCAACGCACGCATCGACTCCAACGGCGACTTCGTTGTCGAAGGCGACCAGCTTGAGATAGGTGGTAACGACCGTTACATAGCCGTTTGCCGCAAGTGTTGGCGCAACAAACGCATCGAGCAGGCCACCCGTCACGCACTTCCCTTCATTTGA
- a CDS encoding 3-deoxy-D-manno-octulosonic acid transferase has translation MTPFYDFAIHLYSLGVKIASLRHEKARKIIDGQAVTMQRLKKELSPEGGYIWIHAASLGEFEQGRPLIEMIRRNHPDAKILLTFFSPSGYEVRHNFPLVDAVVYLPFDTKKNVRQFLDTVKPRMAIFVKYEFWGNYLNELKLRGIPTYIISAIFRKSQPFFKPWGGEFRKMLTYFTHIYVQDEGSRELLAGIGIKNVTVAGDTRFDRVTDIMESCVEIPQAAALTRDASLTLVAGSTWPPDESYLLPCFNAHPEMKLIVAPHEVNEERIAAIESQLNRPSCRLSTASPEEAAKCDCIIVDCYGKLSSAYRYGNIAYIGGGFGVGIHNLNEAAVYDIPVIFGPHYHKFKEARDLIKCKGGFSFSNKEEFDAIIEPIINDKKLREQYGKNAGNYIKENLGATRIIYADIIGR, from the coding sequence ATGACACCTTTCTACGACTTCGCAATACACCTCTACTCATTAGGCGTAAAAATAGCATCGTTGCGACATGAGAAAGCCCGTAAAATCATCGACGGGCAAGCAGTCACGATGCAGCGCCTCAAGAAGGAACTGTCGCCTGAAGGAGGTTACATCTGGATTCACGCCGCATCGCTCGGAGAGTTCGAGCAGGGGCGTCCGTTGATCGAGATGATTCGCCGCAATCATCCCGATGCCAAGATATTGCTCACATTCTTCTCACCGTCGGGCTACGAAGTTCGACACAATTTCCCGCTTGTCGACGCAGTTGTGTACCTTCCCTTCGACACCAAGAAAAATGTAAGGCAATTCCTCGACACAGTAAAACCCCGCATGGCGATATTCGTCAAATATGAGTTCTGGGGCAATTATCTCAACGAGCTGAAGCTGCGCGGGATTCCCACCTATATAATATCGGCCATATTCCGCAAGTCGCAACCTTTCTTCAAGCCTTGGGGAGGTGAGTTCCGCAAAATGCTCACCTACTTCACCCACATCTACGTGCAGGACGAAGGTTCACGCGAACTTCTTGCCGGAATAGGCATCAAAAATGTAACCGTGGCAGGCGACACCCGCTTTGACCGCGTGACCGACATAATGGAGAGTTGCGTAGAGATACCCCAAGCCGCAGCCTTGACCCGCGATGCATCGCTCACGCTTGTGGCAGGAAGCACCTGGCCGCCCGATGAATCGTATCTGCTGCCGTGCTTCAACGCCCATCCCGAAATGAAGCTCATCGTAGCGCCTCACGAAGTGAATGAGGAGCGTATCGCCGCGATAGAATCGCAGCTCAACCGCCCCTCGTGCCGCTTGTCGACAGCATCACCCGAGGAGGCCGCCAAGTGCGACTGCATAATCGTGGATTGCTACGGAAAGCTGTCGAGCGCCTACCGTTACGGCAACATCGCCTACATAGGCGGAGGCTTCGGCGTAGGCATACACAACCTCAACGAAGCGGCGGTCTATGACATCCCCGTAATCTTCGGCCCGCATTACCACAAATTCAAGGAAGCCCGCGACTTAATCAAGTGCAAGGGCGGATTCTCGTTCAGCAACAAAGAGGAGTTTGATGCCATAATCGAACCCATTATCAATGACAAAAAACTTCGCGAACAATACGGCAAAAACGCCGGAAATTACATAAAAGAGAATCTCGGCGCCACGCGAATCATCTATGCCGACATAATAGGCCGATAA
- the gltX gene encoding glutamate--tRNA ligase → MDRKVRVRFAPSPTGPLHIGGVRTALYNYLFARQHGGDMILRIEDTDSTRFVPGAEDYINEALAWLGIGIDEGVRKGGKYGPYKQSERRDIYREHVKMLLDNDKAYIAFDTPAELEAKRAEIPNFQYDASTRMSMRNSLTLPKEEVDRLIADGEKYVVRFKVEPGRDVEVNDLLRGKVTINSSILDDKVLYKSADDLPTYHLANIVDDHLMEITHVIRGEEWLPSAPLHVLLYEAFGWSDTAPSFVHLPLLLKPDGKGKLSKRDGDRLGFPVFPLEWHPEGGEVSSGYRESGYLPEAVVNFLALLGWNPGDDSEIMSMDQLIEKFDLAHCSRSGARFDYEKGRWFNHEYLQQLPDDQLAQLFKPVLRDNGIDPDNFSDDYIARACGLVKGRIYFVRDLWDQAKFFFKEPDSYNPKDIKKRWSEDTPRIMGELIETLRGIDDFSCASAEPIVLDWIASKGYHLGNVMNAFRLAVVGECKGPHMFDITELLGKDETIRRINLAVERINA, encoded by the coding sequence ATGGACCGTAAAGTAAGAGTAAGATTTGCACCGTCACCTACCGGACCCCTTCACATAGGAGGTGTACGCACAGCGTTATATAACTATCTTTTTGCCCGTCAGCATGGCGGCGACATGATTCTCCGCATCGAGGACACCGATTCGACCCGCTTCGTTCCCGGCGCCGAAGATTATATCAACGAAGCACTGGCATGGCTGGGCATAGGAATCGACGAAGGTGTGCGCAAAGGCGGCAAATACGGTCCCTACAAGCAGAGCGAGCGTCGTGACATCTACCGTGAACACGTAAAGATGCTGCTCGACAACGACAAAGCCTATATAGCATTCGACACCCCTGCCGAGCTTGAGGCAAAGCGTGCCGAAATCCCCAACTTCCAATATGACGCATCAACAAGAATGTCGATGCGCAATTCATTGACCCTTCCCAAGGAAGAGGTTGACCGACTCATCGCCGACGGTGAGAAGTATGTCGTGCGATTCAAGGTTGAGCCGGGACGAGATGTAGAGGTAAACGACCTTCTGCGCGGAAAAGTGACCATAAACTCATCTATTCTCGACGACAAGGTTCTCTACAAGAGCGCCGACGACCTGCCCACCTATCATCTCGCCAACATAGTCGACGACCACCTGATGGAGATAACTCATGTGATACGCGGCGAGGAGTGGCTGCCTTCGGCACCATTACATGTGCTGCTGTATGAAGCATTCGGATGGAGCGACACCGCACCATCGTTTGTACATCTTCCCTTGCTGCTCAAGCCCGACGGCAAAGGCAAGCTCAGCAAGCGTGACGGCGACCGCCTCGGTTTCCCCGTATTCCCCCTCGAATGGCATCCCGAAGGTGGCGAGGTGTCATCGGGCTATCGCGAATCGGGTTATCTTCCCGAAGCCGTTGTCAACTTCCTCGCCCTGCTCGGCTGGAATCCCGGCGACGACAGCGAAATCATGTCAATGGACCAGCTTATCGAAAAATTTGATCTCGCCCACTGCTCGCGTTCAGGCGCACGCTTCGACTACGAGAAGGGTCGCTGGTTCAACCACGAGTACCTTCAGCAGCTTCCCGACGACCAACTCGCACAGCTGTTCAAGCCCGTACTCCGCGACAACGGCATCGACCCCGATAATTTCAGTGACGACTACATAGCACGCGCCTGCGGTCTTGTAAAAGGACGCATCTACTTTGTGCGTGACCTCTGGGACCAGGCCAAGTTCTTCTTCAAGGAGCCCGACAGCTATAACCCCAAGGACATCAAGAAACGCTGGAGCGAGGACACTCCCCGCATTATGGGCGAGCTGATCGAAACGCTGCGCGGCATCGATGACTTCAGCTGCGCGTCGGCCGAACCGATAGTGCTCGACTGGATTGCATCCAAGGGCTATCACCTCGGCAATGTCATGAATGCGTTCCGTCTTGCGGTAGTGGGCGAATGCAAGGGCCCCCACATGTTTGACATCACCGAGCTTCTCGGCAAAGACGAAACCATACGCCGCATCAATCTCGCCGTCGAGCGCATCAACGCATAA
- a CDS encoding YhcH/YjgK/YiaL family protein — protein sequence MILADLKDTTYSDRLSPEIARALKWINEHRHDPFMTGSILLDDNGDIRVNREEVNLRNADDALLEAHRRYLDIHVPLSGPETIGWSVTSGLSLVEQPYDKERDMAFFSDKPQCYVTVTPGQYIILFPEDAHAPNIGNGTHHKFCVKIAL from the coding sequence ATGATACTTGCCGATTTAAAAGACACAACCTACAGCGACCGCCTGTCACCCGAAATAGCACGTGCGCTGAAATGGATCAACGAGCATCGTCACGACCCGTTCATGACCGGCTCGATATTGCTTGACGACAACGGCGACATCCGCGTAAACCGCGAGGAGGTCAATCTGCGTAACGCCGACGACGCTTTGCTTGAAGCACATCGCCGTTACCTTGACATCCACGTGCCGCTGAGTGGTCCCGAAACGATAGGATGGTCGGTCACCTCCGGCCTCAGCCTTGTCGAGCAACCCTACGACAAGGAACGTGACATGGCTTTCTTCAGCGACAAGCCGCAATGTTATGTCACTGTAACTCCGGGACAATATATAATATTGTTTCCCGAGGACGCCCATGCGCCAAACATAGGTAACGGAACACACCACAAATTTTGCGTAAAAATAGCACTGTAA
- the glmS gene encoding glutamine--fructose-6-phosphate transaminase (isomerizing) produces the protein MCGIVGYIGQQEAYPILIKGLHRLEYRGYDSAGVALINAAGDLHVYKTHGKVNDLEHFCESKDTTGTIGIAHTRWATHGEPNDVNAHPHYSTNGKIAIVHNGTIENYNVLKQALEEHGCTFRSETDTEVVVKLIEYIQSTNNCELIDAVRETLNQVIGAYAIAIIDKDQPDTIIAARKSSPLVIGIGENETFIASDATPIIDYTNQVVYLRDDEIAIIKRGEPLRVITNANEPSKIDIQTLRLSVSQLEKGGYPHFMLKEIYEQPNTIFDCIRGRVVNNATEIKLSGVIDHSDRFINARRIIIVACGTSWHAALIGQRLLQDIARIPTSVEYASEFRYSNPVLTSDDIVIAISQSGETADTLAAIKLARENGAFVYGVCNVVGSSIARETDTGTYIHVGPEIGVASTKAFTGQVTVLAMLALAVAQLRGTISQEKLSEFSRSIEQLPSLIKETLKLNDAIEKLSSTYTYVRNFLYLGRGYNYPSALEGALKLKEISYIHAEGYPAAEMKHGPIALIDREMPTVVIAPSDELHEKIISNIQQVKARGGSVIAIVTRGDTTIPEIADHTLEIPPVPEALSPIIVSIPLQLLAYHIAVMKGCNVDMPRNLAKSVTVE, from the coding sequence ATGTGTGGTATAGTAGGATATATCGGCCAACAAGAGGCCTATCCCATCCTTATTAAAGGATTACACAGACTTGAATACCGCGGATATGACAGCGCCGGCGTAGCATTGATAAATGCTGCCGGTGACCTTCATGTCTACAAGACACATGGCAAGGTAAACGACCTTGAGCACTTCTGTGAATCCAAAGACACGACCGGTACAATCGGTATAGCACACACACGCTGGGCGACTCATGGAGAGCCCAATGATGTGAACGCTCATCCCCATTACAGCACCAACGGCAAAATAGCCATCGTGCACAACGGGACAATCGAGAACTACAACGTACTCAAGCAAGCCCTTGAGGAACACGGATGCACGTTCCGAAGCGAAACCGACACCGAAGTCGTAGTGAAGTTAATCGAATACATCCAGTCGACCAACAATTGCGAGCTCATCGACGCAGTGCGCGAAACCCTCAACCAGGTTATCGGCGCCTACGCAATCGCAATAATCGACAAAGACCAGCCCGACACAATAATCGCGGCACGCAAGAGCTCACCGCTCGTAATCGGCATCGGTGAGAATGAAACATTCATCGCATCCGACGCAACCCCCATCATCGACTACACCAATCAGGTGGTGTATCTGCGTGACGATGAAATCGCGATTATCAAGCGCGGCGAGCCGTTGCGTGTAATCACCAACGCCAACGAGCCCTCGAAGATTGATATCCAGACCTTGCGTCTGTCGGTGTCACAGCTTGAAAAGGGGGGCTACCCCCACTTCATGCTCAAGGAGATCTACGAGCAGCCCAACACGATATTTGACTGCATACGCGGACGCGTGGTCAACAACGCCACCGAAATAAAGCTTTCGGGAGTAATCGACCACTCCGACCGTTTCATCAACGCCCGCCGCATAATAATCGTAGCCTGCGGCACCTCGTGGCATGCCGCCCTGATAGGCCAGCGCCTTCTTCAGGACATCGCCCGCATACCCACCTCGGTGGAATATGCAAGCGAATTCCGCTACAGCAACCCCGTGCTGACATCCGACGACATAGTGATAGCCATATCGCAGTCGGGAGAAACAGCCGACACGCTTGCCGCCATCAAGCTGGCACGCGAAAACGGAGCATTCGTCTACGGCGTATGTAACGTAGTAGGTTCATCAATCGCTCGCGAAACCGACACCGGCACATATATACATGTCGGCCCCGAAATCGGTGTTGCATCAACCAAGGCATTCACCGGCCAGGTGACAGTGCTTGCAATGCTCGCACTCGCCGTGGCTCAGCTTCGAGGTACCATCTCACAAGAAAAGCTGTCGGAGTTCTCACGCTCCATCGAGCAGCTTCCGTCGCTCATCAAGGAAACCCTCAAGCTGAACGACGCCATCGAGAAGCTTTCGAGCACCTACACCTATGTGCGCAACTTCCTGTACCTCGGACGAGGCTACAACTACCCGAGCGCACTCGAAGGAGCATTGAAGCTCAAAGAAATCAGCTACATACATGCCGAGGGATACCCCGCAGCCGAGATGAAGCATGGCCCCATCGCCCTGATTGACCGCGAGATGCCCACAGTGGTAATCGCTCCGTCGGACGAACTGCATGAGAAAATCATCTCCAACATCCAGCAGGTTAAGGCCCGCGGAGGTTCGGTGATAGCAATCGTGACACGCGGCGACACAACCATTCCGGAGATAGCCGACCACACACTGGAAATTCCTCCGGTACCCGAGGCGCTGTCGCCCATCATTGTTTCGATTCCGCTTCAGCTCCTCGCCTATCACATCGCTGTAATGAAAGGCTGCAACGTAGACATGCCCCGCAACCTTGCAAAATCAGTGACCGTAGAGTAA
- a CDS encoding DUF3108 domain-containing protein — protein MRHIYLTLLLIAAVAGQMLAYDLPDEDLHYSILYKWGLINKQAATAVLSLRSDGQHYHAKLAAKTVPWADKVFRVRDTLESTMLRQGCLPQIYKKNTHEGGTYNRDIVRYSRNGDEVSGYASRYRRKKNGQVSESDTVLHAIGMTVDMLSVFYYLRTIDFADMAVGSEIHLNVFSGKKVEKLRVRYDGIETIKIEKKAWQAYHLSFAFTHNGEQSSDSMSTWISADDNRIPIKLEGILALGKVHAYFTGAQNAE, from the coding sequence ATGCGACACATTTATCTAACCCTCCTCTTGATTGCAGCCGTAGCGGGACAAATGCTCGCTTACGACCTGCCCGATGAAGACCTCCACTACAGCATCCTCTACAAATGGGGGCTTATAAACAAGCAGGCTGCAACCGCCGTGTTGTCATTGCGCAGCGACGGCCAACACTATCACGCCAAGCTGGCAGCCAAGACCGTGCCTTGGGCCGACAAAGTGTTCCGCGTGCGTGACACTCTCGAATCGACCATGCTGCGACAAGGATGCCTGCCGCAGATTTACAAGAAGAACACCCACGAGGGCGGCACTTACAATCGTGACATAGTGCGTTACTCCCGCAACGGCGACGAAGTGTCGGGATATGCGTCACGCTACCGGCGCAAGAAAAACGGACAGGTATCCGAGTCCGACACCGTGCTGCACGCCATAGGGATGACGGTCGACATGCTGTCGGTGTTTTACTACCTGCGCACAATCGATTTCGCCGACATGGCCGTGGGCTCGGAGATACACCTCAACGTGTTCTCGGGCAAGAAAGTAGAGAAACTTCGAGTTAGATATGACGGAATCGAAACGATAAAAATCGAGAAAAAAGCATGGCAGGCCTACCACCTCAGCTTTGCATTCACTCATAACGGCGAACAATCATCGGACTCAATGTCAACATGGATATCGGCCGATGACAACCGAATTCCAATAAAACTTGAAGGCATACTCGCCCTCGGAAAGGTACACGCCTACTTTACCGGAGCACAAAACGCGGAATAG
- the rplM gene encoding 50S ribosomal protein L13, which yields MDTLSYKTLTPNAQSIEKEWVVIDATDQVLGRLCAKVALILRGKNKPTYSPFVECGDNVIIINADKVRLTGKKMTDREYLSYTGYPGGQRVTTPELLMKKAHNKHIKPGYNPLFIKVMKGMLPKNRLGRRIIENMHVYLGPEHPHAAQNPKVIDINTIK from the coding sequence GTGGATACTTTAAGTTACAAGACACTTACCCCCAATGCACAGAGCATCGAGAAGGAATGGGTAGTAATTGACGCTACCGACCAGGTACTGGGTCGCCTTTGTGCAAAAGTAGCTCTCATCCTGAGAGGCAAGAACAAGCCCACCTACTCTCCCTTTGTAGAGTGTGGCGACAACGTAATCATCATCAACGCCGACAAGGTGCGCCTCACCGGCAAGAAGATGACCGACCGTGAATATCTGTCATACACCGGCTATCCCGGCGGACAGCGTGTTACAACCCCCGAGCTTCTCATGAAGAAGGCCCACAACAAGCACATCAAGCCCGGCTACAACCCCTTGTTCATCAAGGTAATGAAGGGTATGCTTCCCAAGAACCGTCTTGGTCGCCGCATCATCGAGAACATGCATGTATATCTCGGACCGGAGCACCCCCATGCAGCACAGAATCCCAAAGTTATTGACATCAACACAATCAAATAA
- the rpsB gene encoding 30S ribosomal protein S2 translates to MSTPTFDQLLEAGCHFGHLKRKWNPAMAPYIFMERNGIHIIDLYKTAAKVEEAAAALKSIAKSGKKVLFVATKKQAKQVIADKASSINMPYVIERWPGGMLTNFPTIRKAVKKMASIDKMTKDGTFDNLSKREKLQISRQRAKLEKTLGSIADLSRLPSALFVVDVLKERIAVAEANRLGIPVFAMVDTNSDPTNVDFVIPANDDASKSIEIILDTVCSAMAEGLEERKAEKVDAPAAEGEEAPAAAKGGRRRVNRRAEEAPAAEETAAEATEATEAEA, encoded by the coding sequence ATGTCAACACCTACATTTGACCAACTTTTAGAGGCAGGTTGCCATTTCGGTCACCTTAAGAGAAAATGGAATCCTGCCATGGCTCCTTACATTTTCATGGAGCGCAACGGTATCCACATCATAGACCTCTACAAGACCGCAGCCAAGGTTGAAGAAGCCGCTGCTGCCTTGAAGAGCATCGCAAAATCAGGCAAGAAAGTACTCTTTGTTGCCACCAAAAAGCAGGCCAAGCAAGTAATCGCCGACAAGGCTTCATCAATCAACATGCCCTACGTAATCGAGCGCTGGCCCGGTGGTATGTTGACCAATTTCCCCACTATCCGCAAGGCAGTGAAGAAGATGGCGTCAATCGACAAGATGACCAAGGACGGAACATTTGACAACCTCTCAAAGCGTGAAAAGCTTCAGATTTCGCGTCAGCGCGCAAAGCTTGAGAAGACTCTCGGTTCAATCGCCGACCTCAGCCGTCTTCCTTCAGCTCTCTTCGTAGTCGATGTTCTTAAGGAGCGCATCGCAGTTGCCGAGGCCAACCGTCTTGGAATCCCCGTATTCGCAATGGTTGACACCAACTCCGATCCCACCAACGTTGACTTCGTAATCCCCGCCAACGACGACGCATCAAAGTCAATCGAGATAATCCTCGACACCGTATGCTCGGCAATGGCTGAAGGTCTTGAAGAGCGTAAGGCTGAAAAGGTTGACGCTCCCGCAGCCGAAGGCGAAGAGGCTCCCGCAGCTGCAAAGGGCGGTCGCCGTCGCGTAAACCGTCGCGCTGAAGAGGCTCCCGCAGCTGAAGAAACAGCAGCCGAGGCTACCGAAGCTACTGAAGCTGAAGCCTAA
- the rpsI gene encoding 30S ribosomal protein S9 gives MEKVNAVGRRKAAIARVIVGEGNGAITINKRPLEVYFPSSILQYIVKQPLNTLDAASKYDINVNLDGGGYKGQAEALRLAIARALVKINPEDKHALRVEGFMTRDPRAVERKKPGQPKARKRFQFSKR, from the coding sequence ATGGAAAAGGTAAATGCAGTAGGCCGTCGTAAGGCCGCTATCGCCCGCGTAATCGTAGGTGAAGGCAATGGCGCAATCACCATCAACAAGCGTCCCCTCGAAGTATATTTCCCCTCATCTATACTTCAATATATCGTAAAGCAGCCCCTCAACACACTTGATGCAGCATCAAAGTATGACATCAACGTAAACCTTGACGGTGGCGGCTACAAGGGCCAAGCCGAGGCACTTCGTCTTGCCATCGCCCGCGCTCTTGTAAAAATCAACCCCGAGGACAAGCATGCACTTCGCGTGGAAGGCTTCATGACTCGCGACCCGCGTGCCGTAGAGCGTAAGAAGCCCGGTCAGCCCAAGGCCCGCAAGCGCTTCCAGTTCTCCAAGCGTTAA